In Arachis hypogaea cultivar Tifrunner chromosome 2, arahy.Tifrunner.gnm2.J5K5, whole genome shotgun sequence, a genomic segment contains:
- the LOC114924681 gene encoding uncharacterized protein: MVCSTGYSKTEQEYNKNYQRLKERGEAYTQWCDEIGVERWVLAFDGGHCWGHMMTNLAEYINSVLKGACNLPVIALVRPTFYRLNELFTRKSAEAHECLRNEFTYSEFATKRVEESFRRAENVVVNRFDRCNEMFEVREMQDGTIYTVNLAQRHCDCGYFQVERLPCRHVLACCANQRLDWQVYVHDVYKMSKICKVYRGEFVPMGDPSTWDRHEGAKVIANWTLRRTTKGRPKSTRYLNEMDSHEMRGPRWCTICGHKGHSCNRCPQRVGPNCARGH; encoded by the coding sequence ATGGTTTGTTCAACAGGCTATTCTAAGACGGAGCAGGAGTACAACAAAAACTACCAAAGGCTTAAAGAGCGGGGTGAGGCATATACTCAATGGTGCGATGAGATCGGTGTTGAGAGATGGGTGCTGGCATTTGATGGTGGTCATTGTTGGGGACATATGATGACAAACTTGGCAGAGTACATAAATTCTGTCCTGAAGGGTGCATGCAACCTTCCTGTGATTGCCCTGGTCCGGCCAACTTTCTATCGGCTGAATGAGTTGTTCACTCGGAAGAGTGCCGAGGCTCATGAGTGTCTCCGCAACGAATTCACGTATTCAGAATTTGCAACGAAGAGAGTTGAAGAAAGCTTTCGACGTGCAGAAAATGTTGTGGTCAACCGGTTCGACAGGTGTAATGAGATGTTTGAGGTTCGTGAAATGCAAGATGGTACCATTTACACTGTTAACCTTGCGCAACGACACTGTGACTGTGGCTATTTCCAGGTTGAGCGACTTCCATGTCGCCATGTGCTTGCATGTTGCGCCAACCAGCGTCTTGATTGGCAAGTGTACGTGCACGATGTGTACAAGATGTCTAAAATTTGCAAGGTGTACAGAGGCGAGTTTGTTCCGATGGGTGACCCCTCTACGTGGGATAGACACGAAGGagcgaaggtgatcgccaactgGACATTGAGGCGCACGACAAAAGGAAGACCGAAGTCCACCCgctacttgaatgagatggattcgCATGAAATGCGTGGTCCTCGCTGGTGCACTATATGTGGACATAAGGGACATAGCTGCAACCGATGTCCTCAGCGCGTAGGTCCAAACTGCGCTAGAGGTCATTAG